The genomic region GAGTAAAATCAAGATAGGGTTCAGGGATATTGCTATTCGTTTTACGGTAATGCTCAACTTGGTCAAGGTATCTTTGGGTGGCATAGCCCAATTTTTGATCGGTACCTCTAGTTGGGTATTTCTAATGCGGATGATGTCCGAATTCGGTAGCGAAGTACTGGCAGGTTACACTATAGCCATAAGGGTAATGTTGTTTACGCTAATGCCTTCGTGGGGCATGAGCAATGCCGCAGCTACTTTGGTTGGGCAAAACTTGGGGGCACAACAACCCGAACGAGCTGAAACATCGGTTTGGAAGACTGGAAAATATAATGCTTTCTTTATGGCCATCGTTTCCATAATTTATTTACTGTTCGCCCATGATATCATAAGCTGGTTCAACAATAATCCGGTAGTTATCGAAAATGGTGGACTGTGTCTTAAAATTATTGCCATTGGTTACATTTTCTATGCATATGGCATGGTGGTAACCCAAGCGTTTAATGGAGCAGGGGATACCAGTACGCCCACCAAGATCAATGTATTGGCATTTTGGCTTTTTCAGTTGCCCTTTGCCTATTTAACGGCAATCATTTTCAAAATGGGGGCTATGGGTGTTTTTATGGCAATTACCCTTGCTGAAGTGCTACTGGCCATAATTTCGATTGTTTGGTTCAAGAAAGGAAATTGGAAGAAGGTACAAGTTTAGCCTTCTTCTTTTTTTCATTGGTTTTTTGAGTAACTTTATCTTCTTTAAAATTATGGGTAGATGAATAGAAAAAAGGGACTCAATACAATTTGCACACATGTAGGGGAGCTAAAGGATGAAAAATTCAAAGGTGCCGTATCGCCTTTATACATGAGCACGTCTTATGCGTTTGAAGATGTTGATATAAAACGATATCCCAGATATTTCAATACGCCAAATCAAGAGGCGTTGTGCCAAAAAATAGCCGCTTTGGAGCATACGGAGGCTGCCTTGATATTTGGTAGTGGAATGGCTGCGGTAAGCACTGCTTTAATGGCCTTTTTAAAAGCTGGGGACCATGTAATATTTCAAAAAACGCTATACGGTGGCACCTATAATTTGGCCACCGAGGAATTTGATAAATACGGAATTTCCTACTCGTTTACTAAAGGCTTACAGCCCTCTGATTTTGAAGTCGAAATACAGAAAAATACCAAGGTTATTTACGTAGAAACCCCTTCAAACCCTTTACTGACCATAACCGATTTGAAAGCGATTTCCCAAATCGCGAAAGAACACGGCATAATCACCATGATCGATAATACTTTTGCGAGTCCTGTAAACCAAAATCCGATCGATTTTGGAATTGACATCGTCATTCACAGCGCAACAAAGTACATGGGGGGCCATTCGGACATTTGTGCCGGAGCTGTCGCTTCCACACATGAACATATGAACCGTATTTTTAATTTGGCCAAGAACTTTGGCGGTAGTTTAAGCGATTATACGGTCTGGTTGTTGGAGCGTAGTATGAAGACCATGGGCTTACGGGTGAAGGCACAAAATCAAAATGCCCAATACATGGCCGAATACCTCGATACAAATGACGCTATAGCCAAGGTATATTATCCAGGTCTGCCCAATCATCCGGATCATGTGTTGGCCAAATCACAAATGAGAGGC from Costertonia aggregata harbors:
- a CDS encoding trans-sulfuration enzyme family protein, giving the protein MNRKKGLNTICTHVGELKDEKFKGAVSPLYMSTSYAFEDVDIKRYPRYFNTPNQEALCQKIAALEHTEAALIFGSGMAAVSTALMAFLKAGDHVIFQKTLYGGTYNLATEEFDKYGISYSFTKGLQPSDFEVEIQKNTKVIYVETPSNPLLTITDLKAISQIAKEHGIITMIDNTFASPVNQNPIDFGIDIVIHSATKYMGGHSDICAGAVASTHEHMNRIFNLAKNFGGSLSDYTVWLLERSMKTMGLRVKAQNQNAQYMAEYLDTNDAIAKVYYPGLPNHPDHVLAKSQMRGFGGMLSFELAQEYDASLFQKALTLIKPSMSLAGVESTVLSPTQTSHSLLSPEERENQGIKDGLIRFSVGIEEPEDLIADVEQALKKVRSTSTVTTQ